In the genome of Passer domesticus isolate bPasDom1 chromosome 2, bPasDom1.hap1, whole genome shotgun sequence, the window CCTGTTTCACATCAGAAAACACCAGTCTTCACTTCCCTCCAGGTAGAAGTAATTACTACTCCAGGTAGTAATGTCATGCACAGCTGATAAAAAtcaaagctgcagctctgcctgagaACAACTAAGAAGTAGGAAAGGAGACAGAACACATACTGAACACAATGATACCCCTAAAGGcacaaaaaaaaggtttttacaaaaatacaaacaaaataagGTTGATTTCTTCCCCCAAACCCAcctatattaaaaataattacaaggAGAAAacggaaagaaagaaaaaaacttccCCCTGCAACTGGCAATAAGAAGAGCAAGAGCTGAGATACTGCTTGTTAACACATGAAAGCCCACTATGGAAGAAGAATTCTCATTAATAAAGTCTCCAAATGAACAGTACATATCGACAGTGATTTTAATAGTTCAGCTTCTGAATCATACGCTGTCATGTCTGACATAAAAAGATTGCATTTGACTTATTAgctacaaatataaatatacctggattttctttttttccttaagaataAAAAAGTACTGTGTGTTCAGTCTTCCAAAGTTAGAATTGTAAGGGAAAAGAAGATCATTATATGAAAGTTTTCAAGAGTACACAAACAGATCATTTACATGCAACATGAAATGGCAAGTCACTAAAAATCAGAATGTTTCAAATCTGTCCAAAGGATTGTCGCTACCCATTCTAATAACACACCACTTGTCTTCAGAGCCCATGGAAACTGGCAAGTCTTACTCTATAATTTCACTTGCATTCCCATTTTTTTATTCACAGAGCTTCCCAGAAGCCTTTAATGGTCAGAAGAtttatttgtttctcttttttttttgcatacaCCATTTTAGTCCATTTATTCCTTGACTTTTCCTTTCTGGTCAACTGCAAGCAGTTCTTATTCCTCATTTTGCTGGAGTGAAAAATCCCTCCCCTTTTCTATGTCACATAGGTGGTTCAGGCACAACAACCTGACTTTGTCCTTTTGGCTGGCTTGTAGTCCGTGATGTCTACGGTTTGTGGTGGCCCCTCAGCTTTCTGCCGTACGATTATTGGGACTACCATGTCAAACACAGTTTCAAACAGGTAGTCCACCTTGTATCCTGTCTTTGCACTGGTctcaaaacacattttctcaGCTGCTGGAACATCCTTCTCATCTAGCATTTTGTATTTCAGTATCTTTTTATAGAGCGCAATTGCATCCTCCGCACGGACTTGTTTCCGCACCTTTGAGCCACAGCTGGCACCAGACTTTTCAGGTCTATTTTCATCCGGTGGTGAAGTACAGTCATCACTGAGGTCAACTTTATTTCCAACAATAGCAAAAATGCAGTCAGCACTTGCACTGTCTGTCAGAGCCAAGAATCTTTCTTCCAGCTCCGTCAGGCTTTGGAGGCTGTTCACGTCGTACGTGAGGATCACAGCGGCTGCTCCTCTGCAGTACATAGACCCGAGGCCATGGAACTGCTCCCGTCCTGGCAAAGGTTTAAACACAGCAAATGTTAGCGTGCTGGAAAACACATTATTAACCAAGTAAGAGAGTTTAAGGAATTTTAAACCAATTTCACAAGTCTGGATgaaacagtgaaataaaaatgcGTTATTTGTAGAACTTTCaggtttttccttctgtttttccaTAAGAGAGCAACAGTATCACAGAACAGCTCTGCTCATTGTTTGCTCAGTCTCAGAGAAGGGAATCTGTAGAGACAAGTGAATAAGGAAGATCATGCAGCATTCTTACTTGcagagagcaaaaaaaaaactggcttattttttattaaattgcaCACTAGTTGACTTACGTCACATTAACTACTACCCACAGATGGCCCATCCATCTACCTCACCATTTACAAACAAGTAAGTTCTACAGTTTCAAGTTCTGTCAGAATTTATTACTCCTATAAATCCAGCATGCATTTTCCAGTACATGTAGTTCAGAAATCTGTATCAAAATCAGTAATCCACTTCTTCCTAAGTTTTGAAGGATTTTGTAAGCCATATAGTCTGATGCTACAAGCCCACAGTTCTCAGGCACCTTGGCTTTACAGGAAAAGTGTCTTGTGGTATCCAGCCTGTAGTGATATGCATCTGTCCCTCCATCAGTTTTCACAATTTTTTAGAGTATTAAACACATAATATACAGAAAATCCTAATACATTCTAAGAGAAATTAATATTATAAGTTGCTCTGGCCATTGCTCAATAATCAAcagttaaaatatttctttctccaTTCAGGGACTATCTTCCAGCACCTCCAAGTAAGCCTTGCTGGTGTCCTTCAACTTCATttgctggaaaacaaaattgACTCTTCTTTAAATCCTGGGAAGCAAATAATGTTCTTCAGTAGTTGCAACAGGATTAAGAGAAATTAGGCAGAAGACAaactgtgctttccttcctattgAGAGCTGCTACCTTCCCCAAATACTTGCTACCTGTAGAATATGCTGTATGTTTTACTATCCaagaaaaagataaatacaTGAGATTTCAACCAGCCATCGGAGTCAGCCTTAGGTCACTACATAAGTGtgaatgaacagaaaaaaaaaaaaaaaagagccaacTACACActtatgaatattttaaaatcattttCTAACTCTTTTCATACAACCCCTTTGCACAGAGCCTTCATTGACAGAAAATCTGGAAGAGATCTTGTTACATTCATCTTCTGCACAAAGCTACTGACCACCATCAGCTATTTCATCATCATCAATGATTCATCATTAAATCCTTGTAAATGACTGTGGAAcaggaaaggcagaagaaatTAATGCTGACAAATGCAGGCCAGCACACATTGGGAAAATGTGTTCGTCTGCACGTGAACATGCACTCTGTGAAAGGAACTCAGGATCTACCTCCAGTGGGGAACAGAACAGTCACTGCAGTGAGGCCTTCGACAAACATCAGAACTGTGCTCCACAGCTGCCAGAAGAGAGACAGTGTTCATCATTATCAGTAAAACAGATCTGGGAAACCTCAAGCTAGAACATGAAATTCAAATCTCATTGCACTTTTAACACTGAGTGAAACTCTGGCAACTACCAGAGAGAGAGGTTTGGAAAGGTGCAGAGCTCACTATAAAGAGGAGTAAAAGGAAGCTGGTGAGAATGCTCAGAAGTATGTGAAACGTTTGCATGAGGAAAAATTCTGGGATCTTTCCAGCTGGTGAATGATTGGAAAAAAAGGGTAGAAACAGATGTCTCTAAATTCAGGCATAATgctgagaaaaaataaatagttatTCCTCAGTTACTTTCTCGTCACACAGAAAATGAGGATTTCACATCAAAAGCATGCGTGTAATTTAAATACTTTCCCACAAAGTGAAAAATAGGTAATAGTAGTTATATAACATTGCAGAGGTCAAAAGTTCACTGAACAGCATTCAGAAAATCATTAGGCAAAGTTTATGGAAAATTGCTTTAGTGTAATTTTGTATAACCTCTGATTTGCTTTCCCTcagcaaaataaattctttaactcatgatctgggaggaaaaaaagaggttttaaaaaaatagctaCACCCTTGTTTAGGTATGTTGAGTAAGGGCAAGGGAGATTGGGATGCAGGGGATGGAGGAGGTCAGTCCttttatgctttttttccccGACC includes:
- the RAB20 gene encoding ras-related protein Rab-20, which encodes MKKPDGKVVLLGDMNVGKTSLLHRYMERRFQETVSTVGGAFYLKQWGPYNISIWDTAGREQFHGLGSMYCRGAAAVILTYDVNSLQSLTELEERFLALTDSASADCIFAIVGNKVDLSDDCTSPPDENRPEKSGASCGSKVRKQVRAEDAIALYKKILKYKMLDEKDVPAAEKMCFETSAKTGYKVDYLFETVFDMVVPIIVRQKAEGPPQTVDITDYKPAKRTKSGCCA